The nucleotide window ATGTTGATTAGGAATAGTTCAACCGCTTGTTTGTCTtcatatatatagcctatagcAAGAAACAGGACTGTCTTGCTGCGAGTGCCAGTACCCACTGAGCCACTGTGCCATGTCAATTCTATAAACCACATAGGCAACAAGTATAACATGTGTCCTCACAAACTCCTCTGTTGTTTCTCTGTCTGCAGATACACAAAGCTGAAAACTGCCACGAACATCTACATCTTCAATTTGGCACTGGCGGACGCTCTGGCCACTAGTACACTTCCTTTCCAGAGTGCCAAGTATCTAATGAACACCTGGCCCTTTGGTGAACTTCTTTGTAAAATTGTTATAGCCATTGACTACTATAACATGTTTACCAGCATCTTCACCCTCACTATGATGAGTGTGGACCGTTACATTGCCGTGTGCCACCCTGTGAGAGCACTGGAGTTTCGTACCCCCATAAAGGCCAAAATCATCAATGTGTGCATCTGGATTCTCTCTTCTGCTGTTGGAGTACCAGTCATGATCATGGCAGTTACCAAAGTGACAAACCAAGGTGACTATGTATTTAAAAGCAATATTTTTAGAAAGCAAATTGTATTTGTTGGAAAATGTGTCTTGATATAACCAAGCAATTAAAAGTTAACCTTCTTCAAAAtctaattacaatttatttcatAACAGGTGCAACTGTCTGCATGTTGAAGTTCCCTGAACCAGACTGGTACTGGGACACGGTGACAAAAATCTGTGTGTTTATCTTTGCATTTGTGGTACCAGTGCTAGTGATCACAGTCTGCTATGGTCTGATGATCCTACGTTTGAGAAGTGTCCGTCTTTTCTCAGGCTCGAAGGAGAAGGACAGAAACATGCGTAGAATCACTCGAATGGTCTTGGTAGTGGTGGCTGCCTTCATTATCTGCTGGACACCCATTCACATCTTCATCATTGTCAAAACACTTGTAGACATCAGCCAAAAGAACCCCTTTGTGATTGCCAGCTGGC belongs to Carassius auratus strain Wakin linkage group LG44F, ASM336829v1, whole genome shotgun sequence and includes:
- the LOC113068318 gene encoding delta-type opioid receptor-like, encoding MEPSVIPGADMSDLYSINPFNVTFPDDVMGFVPDGRNYTEPNPVKRPAGIIIAISITALYSVICVVGLLGNILVMYGVVRYTKLKTATNIYIFNLALADALATSTLPFQSAKYLMNTWPFGELLCKIVIAIDYYNMFTSIFTLTMMSVDRYIAVCHPVRALEFRTPIKAKIINVCIWILSSAVGVPVMIMAVTKVTNQGATVCMLKFPEPDWYWDTVTKICVFIFAFVVPVLVITVCYGLMILRLRSVRLFSGSKEKDRNMRRITRMVLVVVAAFIICWTPIHIFIIVKTLVDISQKNPFVIASWHLCIALGYTNSSLNPVLYAFLDENFKRCFRDFCQPFRTRADQNSLNRARNATREPVSVCASSETGKKPV